In one window of Scyliorhinus canicula chromosome 17, sScyCan1.1, whole genome shotgun sequence DNA:
- the LOC119952482 gene encoding oocyte zinc finger protein XlCOF7.1-like has product MASALLTHQRVQTGEGPFTCSECKMEFTQLANLLSHEQIHTGERPFICSKCGKGFTQSSDLVRHQQVHTEARSFTCSECGKGFATYSQLLSHWQVHTDEKPFQCPDCGKCFKRSRSLMIHLRVHTDERPFKCPGCKKGFKSSGNLMTHQLVHTDKRPFKCPDCGLCFKSSSSLTTHLRVHTDERPFKCPDCEMCFKNSGSLMSHQRVHTDERPFKCSHCKKCFKSSKNLMSHQQVHTDEKPFKCLDCSKCFKRSTELMSHQRVHTDERPFQCPDCGKCFIGASKLMSHQRVHTEERPFRCSHCGSRLKRASQLAEHQRIHTGERPFTCSQCGKGFTRSSSLLLHKRVHSGERPFTCSQCGKGFTQSYHLRRHQQVHKSLQ; this is encoded by the coding sequence ATGGCATCTGCActgttgacacaccagcgagttcagactGGAGAgggaccattcacctgctcggagTGTAAGATGGAATTTACTCAGTTGGCCAACCTGTTGAGTCAtgagcaaattcacactggggagaggccatttatctgctccaaatgtgggaagggattcacccagtCATCTGACCTcgtgagacaccagcaagttcacactgaggcgaggtcattcacctgctccgagtgcggGAAGGGATTTGCTACATACTCGCAACTGCTCTCACACTGgcaagttcacactgatgagaaaccttttcaatgtccagactgtgggaagtgttTTAAACGTTCCAGGAGCCTGATGATCCATctacgagttcacactgatgagagaccttttaaatgcccagGCTGTAAGAAGGGCTTTAAAAGTTCTGGGAACCTGATGACCCATCAACTAGTTCACACTGATAaaagaccatttaaatgcccagactgtggGTTGTGCTTTAAAAGTTCCAGTAGCCTGACGACCCATctacgagttcacactgatgagagaccttttaaatgcccagactgtgAGATGTGCTTTAAAAATTCTGGGAGCCTGAtgtcccatcaacgagttcacactgatgagagaccgtttaaatgctcACACTGCAAGAAGTGCTTCAAAAGTTCCAAGAACCTGATGTcccaccaacaagttcacactgatgagaaaccTTTTAAATGCCTAGATTGCAGTAAGTGCTTTAAACGCTCCACTGAACTGATGtctcatcaacgtgttcacactgatgagagaccatttCAGTGCCCAGATTGCGGGAAGTGCTTTATTGGTGCCTCAaaactgatgtcccatcaacgcGTTCACACAgaggagagaccattcaggtgctctcactgtgggtcTAGGCTCAAGCGAGCATCTCAACTTGctgaacaccagcgaattcacactggggagagaccgttcacctgctcccagtgtgggaagggattcactcggtcatccagtCTGCTGCTACATAAGCGAGTCCAtagtggggagagaccgttcacctgttcccagtgtgggaagggattcactcagtcataccatctgcggagacaccagcaagttcacaaatCTCTgcagtga